One part of the Lotus japonicus ecotype B-129 chromosome 2, LjGifu_v1.2 genome encodes these proteins:
- the LOC130737693 gene encoding uncharacterized protein LOC130737693, with protein MEGCVSVLDGIGDDTTYLDLRSFFAQAGRIKGVFLSRTKKSGRKSRFGFIRYVFDVDARGAVEQFDGALLKKARLSVSFAKYPIKQHVNGGRVMKGQSPRQVEKRWEPKAPKQTMVWRSKEGSRQKGRPSELKPDFIFKSQDAERERVQRLAEATLWGVVSKEMVQDFLITNGFSHIGVISMGAREVILEFPSRAEMEETLQESSDFLSQMFQVLKPCSARSVARNHLIWLRLYGVPVVAWCYEFFQALASVFGNLVCLDGATSSWSRLDVARILVESTVPVVREGVIMVRLDDELVPVTVVKEPGWGQLVAAQPVRPVADPVNGSDESASEASAEDHAVTAEMNEMPGSGYKSYDKEGPVADNLVVTLTHLREAGYSVEELMVLPCFKHLSNAQEDLHEKNEGMTVSNILNPQPSNVLLTSNEGENLIAKNQGGSFVGFKYEGNGVRWGHGTGFWNSNDVGNRLCAKPWNVWLNSRSAANFLGANSKIKEFVIKSVGTAETEIKDVEKDGQMSRTGWLLKKPLTGGRISVLKLKALARLNVGGSETLKITVGQKMGASQINFEEPIPAKNCKFETGIEDHVETEFEERVYSDDAILAAVKQRRGRNKGGIPGGTRGRKLDGKSRAKRGRPKGSKNKPKKQRVEEEVHAWSDEDSGGEGISSRARQTWRLAKRLGVVYNGADEEMIRRLEIQIRENHPNLQ; from the coding sequence ATGGAGGGGTGTGTCTCTGTTCTTGATGGTATTGGGGATGACACGACGTATTTGGACCTCAGGAGTTTTTTTGCACAAGCGGGACGTATTAAGGGGGTGTTTCTATCAAGGACAAAGAAGTCAGGAAGGAAATCACGGTTTGGATTTATCCGGTACGTATTCGATGTGGATGCTCGAGGGGCAGTGGAACAGTTTGACGGTGCTCTACTGAAGAAGGCGAGGTTGTCAGTGAGCTTTGCTAAGTATCCGATAAAGCAACATGTGAATGGTGGAAGGGTGATGAAAGGTCAGAGTCCAAGGCAGGTGGAAAAACGATGGGAGCCAAAAGCTCCTAAGCAAACTATGGTATGGAGGAGCAAGGAGGGGAGTCGACAGAAAGGAAGGCCCAGTGAATTGAAACcagattttattttcaaatcacAAGATGCTGAGAGGGAACGTGTTCAAAGACTGGCAGAAGCGACGTTGTGGGGAGTGGTTAGCAAAGAGATGGTGCAAGATTTTTTGATTACGAATGGCTTCTCGCACATTGGGGTTATATCCATGGGGGCGCGGGAGGTGATATTGGAATTCCCATCAAGAGCTGAGATGGAGGAAACGCTTCAGGAGAGCAGCGATTTTCTGAGTCAAATGTTTCAGGTGTTGAAGCCATGCTCGGCTAGATCCGTCGCTCGTAATCATTTGATATGGTTAAGGTTATATGGGGTACCAGTGGTGGCATGGTGCTACGAGTTCTTCCAAGCTCTGGCGAGTGTGTTCGGAAATTTGGTGTGCTTGGATGGAGCTACGTCTAGCTGGTCCCGGTTGGATGTTGCGCGGATTTTGGTGGAATCGACGGTGCCGGTGGTGCGCGAGGGAGTCATCATGGTGCGACTGGATGATGAATTGGTGCCGGTGACGGTGGTCAAGGAGCCGGGGTGGGGTCAGCTAGTAGCGGCGCAACCGGTGAGACCTGTTGCCGATCCAGTGAATGGGTCTGATGAATCTGCGTCGGAGGCATCAGCGGAGGATCATGCGGTAACGGCAGAAATGAATGAGATGCCCGGGAGCGGTTACAAATCATATGACAAGGAGGGGCCGGTTGCCGACAACTTGGTCGTAACGCTTACACACTTGAGGGAGGCTGGTTACAGTGTTGAAGAATTAATGGTATTGCCTTGCTTCAAGCATCTGAGTAACGCCCAGGAGGATTTACATGAGAAGAATGAAGGAATGACAGTTTCAAACATTTTGAATCCTCAGCCTTCAAACGTCTTGTTAACAAGTAATGAGGGTGAGAATTTAATAGCCAAAAATCAAGGAGGGAGTTTCGTTGGGTTTAAATATGAGGGGAATGGAGTACGGTGGGGGCATGGGACGGGCTTTTGGAATTCAAATGATGTTGGGAACAGGTTGTGTGCTAAGCCTTGGAATGTATGGCTAAATTCAAGGAGTGCAGCGAATTTTTTGGGtgcaaattcaaaaataaaagagtttgttATCAAGAGTGTGGGgacagcagaaacagaaataaAAGATGTGGAAAAAGATGGCCAGATGTCAAGAACAGGTTGGTTGCTTAAAAAACCTTTGACTGGAGGAAGAATCTCAGTGTTAAAGCTAAAAGCTTTGGCGAGGCTTAATGTTGGTGGGTCAGAAACATTAAAAATAACAGTGGGTCAGAAGATGGGGGCGTCCCAAATTAATTTTGAAGAGCCCATTCCTGCGAAGAATTGCAAGTTTGAGACTGGGATAGAGGATCATGTTGAAACAGAGTTTGAAGAAAGGGTTTATTCTGATGACGCAATTTTAGCTGCTGTGAAGCAACGAAGGGGGCGCAATAAAGGAGGGATTCCAGGCGGTACTCGGGGCAGAAAATTAGATGGGAAAAGTCGTGCAAAAAGAGGTAGACCAAAGGGTAGTAAAAACAAGCCGAAAAAGCAGCGGGTGGAGGAAGAGGTTCAtgcttggtcagatgaagattcaggcGGTGAAGGCATAAGTTCTAGAGCAAGGCAGACTTGGAGATTGGCGAAGCGTTTAGGGGTTGTTTATAATGGTGCTGATGAGGAGATGATCAGAAGGCTCGAGATTCAGATCAGAGAAAACCACCCTAATCTACAGTAA